One window from the genome of Thermithiobacillus plumbiphilus encodes:
- the argF gene encoding ornithine carbamoyltransferase, whose amino-acid sequence MNIRHFLTLRDLSPAELERLLHRAMALKAMQREGVVYTPFSGRTLAMIFDKASTRTRVSFEVGMAQFGGHALFLSPRDTQLGRGEPIEDTARVLSRMVDIVMVRTFAHDNIVRFAAESRVPVINGLTDLHHPCQLLADLMTFMEQRGELRGRVVAYLGDGANNMAHSWMEAASLMGFTLRVSTPAAYQPDAAILAAAADAVVLESDPRKAVNGADLIVTDVWTSMGQEEEAAERLMAFAPYQVNAELMAQASPEAVFMHCLPAHRGEEVTAEVIDGPQSVVWAEAENRLHAQKALVEFLLKQQ is encoded by the coding sequence ATGAACATTCGCCATTTTCTGACCCTGCGCGATCTGTCGCCTGCCGAGCTGGAACGATTGCTGCACCGCGCCATGGCGCTCAAGGCCATGCAGCGCGAAGGGGTCGTGTACACTCCGTTTTCCGGCCGTACCCTGGCCATGATCTTCGACAAGGCCTCGACACGTACCCGCGTATCCTTCGAGGTTGGCATGGCGCAGTTCGGCGGACATGCGCTCTTTCTGTCGCCGCGTGATACCCAGCTCGGTCGCGGCGAGCCCATCGAGGATACCGCCCGGGTGCTCTCGCGCATGGTGGACATCGTCATGGTGCGGACCTTTGCGCATGACAACATCGTGCGCTTTGCCGCCGAGTCGCGGGTGCCGGTGATCAATGGCCTGACCGATCTGCATCATCCCTGCCAGCTGCTCGCGGATCTGATGACCTTCATGGAGCAACGTGGCGAGCTACGCGGCCGGGTGGTGGCCTATCTGGGTGATGGCGCGAACAACATGGCGCATTCCTGGATGGAGGCCGCCAGCCTCATGGGATTCACCCTGCGGGTCAGCACGCCTGCCGCTTATCAGCCCGATGCGGCAATTCTCGCTGCGGCCGCTGATGCCGTCGTGCTGGAATCCGATCCGCGCAAGGCCGTGAACGGCGCCGACCTGATCGTCACGGATGTGTGGACCAGCATGGGTCAGGAGGAGGAGGCGGCTGAGCGTCTCATGGCCTTTGCGCCCTATCAGGTCAATGCCGAACTGATGGCCCAGGCCAGCCCGGAGGCCGTCTTCATGCATTGCCTGCCGGCCCATCGCGGCGAGGAGGTCACGGCGGAGGTGATCGACGGGCCGCAGAGCGTGGTCTGGGCGGAGGCCGAGAACCGGCTGCATGCTCAGAAGGCCCTGGTGGAATTTCTCTTGAAACAGCAGTAA
- a CDS encoding argininosuccinate synthase, with amino-acid sequence MSDIKKVVLAYSGGLDTSIILKWLQDTYGCEVVTFTADIGQGEELEPAREKAKQFGVKEIFIDDLKEEFVRDFVFPMFRANTLYEGVYLLGTSIARPLIAKRQIEIARQVGADAVSHGATGKGNDQVRFELGYYGLEPNIKVIAPWREWDLNSREKLLAYADTHGIPVARNKRGDSPYSTDRNLLHISFEGQVLEDPWVEPNEDMFVMSVSPEQAPDKASYVEIDFEQGDAVAIDGERLSPANLLARLNQLGGENGIGRLDLVENRYVGMKSRGVYETPGGTILLTAHRAIESLTLDREVAHLKDELMPRYASLIYNGYWWSPERRMIQQMIDASQAKVTGTVRLKLYKGNVSVVGRKSDKSLFDPHIATFEEDFGAYDQADAAGFIKLNALRMRIAKRLQG; translated from the coding sequence ATGAGTGACATCAAGAAAGTGGTGCTGGCCTATTCGGGAGGTCTTGATACCTCAATCATTCTGAAGTGGCTGCAGGATACCTATGGCTGCGAGGTGGTGACCTTCACCGCCGACATCGGCCAGGGCGAGGAGCTGGAACCGGCGCGCGAAAAGGCAAAGCAGTTCGGCGTGAAGGAGATCTTCATCGATGATCTCAAGGAAGAGTTCGTCCGTGACTTCGTCTTCCCGATGTTCCGCGCCAATACGCTCTATGAGGGCGTGTATCTGCTCGGCACCAGCATCGCGCGTCCCCTGATCGCCAAGCGCCAGATCGAGATCGCCCGCCAGGTCGGGGCCGATGCCGTGTCCCACGGCGCCACCGGCAAGGGCAATGACCAGGTGCGCTTCGAGCTGGGCTACTATGGCCTGGAGCCCAACATCAAGGTCATCGCGCCCTGGCGCGAATGGGACCTGAATTCCCGCGAGAAGCTGCTGGCTTATGCCGATACCCACGGCATTCCTGTGGCCCGCAACAAGCGCGGCGACAGTCCGTACTCCACCGACCGCAACCTGCTGCACATCTCCTTCGAGGGCCAGGTGCTGGAAGACCCCTGGGTTGAGCCCAACGAGGACATGTTCGTGATGTCGGTGAGCCCCGAACAGGCGCCGGACAAGGCGAGCTATGTCGAGATCGATTTCGAGCAGGGCGACGCCGTGGCCATCGATGGCGAGCGCCTGTCGCCGGCCAACCTGCTGGCTCGACTCAACCAGCTCGGCGGCGAGAATGGCATCGGCCGGCTGGATCTGGTCGAGAACCGTTACGTTGGCATGAAATCGCGCGGCGTCTACGAGACCCCTGGCGGTACCATCCTGCTGACCGCCCACCGCGCCATCGAGTCCCTGACCCTGGATCGCGAGGTCGCGCACCTGAAAGACGAACTCATGCCGCGTTATGCCAGTCTGATCTACAACGGCTACTGGTGGTCGCCGGAGCGGCGCATGATCCAGCAGATGATCGATGCATCGCAGGCGAAGGTCACGGGCACGGTGCGCCTGAAGCTCTACAAGGGCAACGTCAGCGTGGTCGGGCGCAAGTCCGACAAGAGCCTCTTCGATCCGCATATTGCGACCTTCGAGGAGGACTTCGGCGCCTATGACCAGGCCGACGCCGCCGGATTCATCAAGCTCAACGCGCTGCGCATGCGCATCGCCAAACGTTTGCAGGGGTAA
- a CDS encoding pyrimidine/purine nucleoside phosphorylase codes for MDDRFSGAHIVKKANVYHNGQCTSRTVITAEGEMKTLGIILPGVYRFSTAAPEQMQILAGRGRYKLADDTEWHEIQTGDTFHVPENASFDIEVTELLDYTCSYGQCGGSGIPV; via the coding sequence ATGGACGATCGTTTCTCAGGCGCGCATATCGTCAAGAAGGCCAATGTCTATCACAACGGCCAGTGCACCTCGCGCACGGTGATCACCGCCGAGGGCGAGATGAAGACGCTCGGCATCATCCTGCCCGGCGTCTACCGCTTTTCCACCGCTGCCCCCGAGCAGATGCAGATACTCGCGGGCAGGGGCAGATACAAACTGGCCGATGACACCGAGTGGCACGAGATCCAGACCGGCGACACTTTCCATGTGCCGGAGAATGCCAGCTTCGACATCGAGGTCACGGAATTGCTGGATTACACCTGCAGTTACGGACAGTGCGGCGGGTCGGGCATTCCGGTCTGA
- the gloA gene encoding lactoylglutathione lyase, whose product MRILHTMLRVVDLERSLAFYTEVLGMRLLRRKDYPEGKFTLAFVGFGAESETAVIELTHNWDVESYEMGNAFGHIAIEVDDAYAACDEIRRRGGRVVREAGPMKHGSTVIAFVEDPDGYKIELIQHQSSSLDELPA is encoded by the coding sequence ATGCGAATTCTGCACACCATGTTGCGCGTCGTCGATCTGGAGCGCTCGCTCGCTTTTTATACCGAAGTACTCGGCATGCGGCTGTTGCGGCGCAAGGACTATCCCGAAGGTAAGTTCACCCTGGCCTTTGTCGGTTTTGGGGCGGAGTCGGAGACGGCGGTGATCGAACTCACCCATAACTGGGACGTCGAGTCCTATGAGATGGGCAATGCCTTTGGCCACATTGCGATCGAGGTGGATGACGCCTATGCTGCCTGTGATGAAATCCGCCGTCGCGGTGGCCGGGTGGTGCGCGAGGCCGGGCCCATGAAGCATGGCAGCACGGTCATTGCCTTTGTCGAAGATCCGGATGGCTACAAGATCGAACTCATCCAGCACCAGTCCAGCAGTCTGGACGAATTACCCGCCTGA
- a CDS encoding Tim44-like domain-containing protein: MQKFWMFLGVLLMSFSLGAIDAEAKRMGGGRSMGMQRSIEAPSRPATPPSVAPGAPARAAPGMAPQAPRRGFGWGGALAGLAAGGLLGALLFGGGFDNINFFDIAVLLGIALVVFLIVRAMRRKHSPASQGQQGMAYAGMNNQPAYQPQQDVLEPAQAGAAYGGGVTGNQPAGFDEAEFLHGAKAAFNRLQADWDARDLNDLRRFTTPEMFGELSAQIQEQGDDRNVTEILSLDAQLLDLAEEGDRWVASVRYDGMIREQVGGNPERVMETWHLIRPKNAQGPTWFLAGIQQG, encoded by the coding sequence ATGCAAAAGTTTTGGATGTTTTTGGGCGTGTTGCTGATGAGCTTCTCGCTCGGCGCCATCGATGCGGAAGCCAAGCGTATGGGCGGCGGGCGCAGCATGGGCATGCAGCGTTCCATTGAGGCACCCAGCCGTCCGGCCACGCCGCCGAGCGTCGCACCCGGGGCTCCCGCCCGCGCTGCACCGGGCATGGCGCCGCAGGCGCCGAGGCGCGGCTTTGGCTGGGGCGGTGCCCTGGCAGGGCTTGCCGCTGGTGGCCTTCTGGGCGCGCTGCTCTTCGGCGGCGGCTTTGACAATATCAATTTCTTTGATATCGCGGTCCTGCTGGGCATTGCCCTGGTGGTATTCCTGATTGTCAGGGCCATGCGCCGGAAACACAGCCCGGCCAGCCAGGGCCAGCAGGGCATGGCCTATGCCGGGATGAACAATCAGCCTGCCTACCAACCGCAGCAGGACGTGCTCGAGCCTGCTCAGGCAGGCGCCGCGTATGGTGGCGGCGTCACGGGCAATCAGCCGGCCGGCTTTGATGAGGCAGAGTTCCTGCATGGCGCCAAGGCCGCTTTTAATCGCCTGCAGGCGGACTGGGATGCCAGGGATCTCAATGACCTGCGTCGTTTCACCACGCCGGAAATGTTTGGCGAACTGAGCGCGCAGATCCAGGAGCAGGGCGATGACCGCAATGTCACCGAGATCCTGAGCCTGGATGCCCAGTTGCTGGATCTGGCCGAGGAGGGAGATCGCTGGGTGGCGAGCGTGCGCTATGATGGCATGATTCGCGAACAGGTCGGAGGCAACCCGGAACGGGTGATGGAAACCTGGCACCTCATCCGCCCCAAGAATGCCCAGGGGCCAACCTGGTTTCTTGCCGGTATCCAGCAAGGCTGA
- a CDS encoding potassium transporter Kup — MDVMTRPGRQEYQPETGEEVHKSGFLALAVGAVGVVYGDIGTSPLYTVKEAFGGSHAVAATQANVFGVLSLIFWAVMIVVSLKYVVFVMRADNQGEGGIMALMALVLRTVQRHPRRELILMSLGLFGAALFYGDSVITPAISVLSAVEGLEIATPAFEPFVEPITIAVLIVLFMFQRRGTAAVGKLFGPVMLVWFITLALLGILNILKAPSVLLAINPVHAFDFFEQNRLMGFFALGAVVLALTGAEALYADMGHFGKRPIRLAWFWFVMPALLLNYFGQGALILSDPAAIRNPFYLLAPSWALYPLVGLATLATVIASQAVISGAFSITKQAMQLGYSPRLNVLHTSDKEIGQIYVPWMNWALLVIIIGLVLGFQSSTHLAAAYGVAVTGTMVITTILSFVVAKSVWGWNKWVAGLVAGLFLSIDLAFFSANLVKLLHGGWFPLVMGLMVFTLMSTWKRGKAILFERLKAGQVSLDGFLGAIGAQPPLRVPGTAVFLTQSNLGVPHALLHNLVHNKVLHERVILLTVRTEGIPHVPSREHLEVQPLPQNFFRVILRYGFKDSPDVPRSLERCKGYGIDLEPLDTSYFLSRETLIPSRQPGMALWREKIFAMMARNGTSATAFFRIPTNRVVELGTQIEL, encoded by the coding sequence ATGGATGTCATGACAAGGCCCGGGCGGCAGGAATATCAGCCCGAAACAGGTGAAGAAGTCCATAAATCGGGATTTTTGGCCCTGGCGGTCGGCGCGGTCGGCGTGGTCTACGGGGACATTGGCACCAGCCCGCTATACACGGTCAAGGAAGCCTTCGGTGGCAGTCATGCCGTGGCGGCGACGCAGGCCAACGTATTTGGCGTTCTCTCGCTGATCTTCTGGGCGGTGATGATCGTGGTCTCGCTCAAATACGTCGTCTTCGTCATGCGTGCCGACAACCAGGGCGAGGGCGGCATCATGGCGCTGATGGCGCTGGTGCTGCGCACGGTGCAGCGCCATCCGCGCCGGGAACTCATCCTGATGAGCCTTGGGCTCTTCGGCGCCGCACTCTTTTACGGGGACAGCGTCATCACGCCAGCGATTTCGGTGCTGAGCGCCGTGGAAGGCCTGGAAATCGCCACACCCGCCTTTGAACCCTTCGTCGAACCCATCACCATCGCGGTATTGATTGTCCTTTTTATGTTTCAGCGCCGGGGCACGGCGGCCGTGGGCAAGCTCTTTGGGCCGGTGATGCTGGTCTGGTTCATCACCCTGGCGCTCCTGGGCATCCTCAATATCCTCAAGGCACCTTCGGTACTGCTGGCCATCAATCCGGTACATGCCTTTGATTTCTTTGAGCAGAACCGGTTGATGGGTTTTTTCGCCCTGGGTGCCGTGGTGCTGGCTCTGACCGGCGCTGAAGCGCTTTATGCCGATATGGGGCATTTTGGCAAACGACCGATTCGCCTGGCCTGGTTCTGGTTCGTCATGCCCGCGCTCCTGCTCAATTACTTCGGTCAGGGTGCGCTGATCCTCAGCGATCCGGCAGCAATCAGGAACCCTTTTTACCTGCTTGCGCCGTCCTGGGCGCTGTATCCACTGGTAGGATTGGCGACACTGGCGACGGTGATCGCCTCGCAGGCAGTGATTTCCGGCGCCTTCTCGATCACCAAGCAGGCCATGCAGCTCGGTTATAGCCCGCGCCTGAATGTGCTGCATACCTCTGATAAGGAGATCGGCCAGATCTACGTACCCTGGATGAACTGGGCCCTGCTGGTCATCATCATCGGTCTGGTGCTCGGGTTTCAGTCTTCCACTCATCTGGCGGCGGCCTATGGCGTCGCCGTGACCGGCACCATGGTCATCACCACCATTCTGTCCTTCGTGGTAGCCAAATCAGTCTGGGGCTGGAACAAGTGGGTTGCCGGGCTCGTTGCCGGGCTGTTCCTGAGCATCGATCTCGCTTTCTTCAGCGCCAATCTGGTGAAACTGTTGCACGGTGGCTGGTTCCCGCTGGTAATGGGCCTGATGGTCTTCACCCTGATGTCCACCTGGAAACGGGGCAAGGCGATCCTGTTCGAGCGGCTCAAGGCGGGGCAGGTGTCCCTGGATGGCTTTCTGGGGGCTATCGGCGCACAGCCCCCGCTGCGGGTGCCTGGTACCGCGGTCTTCTTGACCCAAAGTAATCTGGGTGTGCCGCACGCGCTCCTGCACAACCTGGTGCACAACAAGGTGCTGCACGAGCGCGTGATCCTGCTGACCGTGCGCACCGAAGGCATTCCGCATGTGCCATCCCGTGAGCATCTGGAGGTCCAGCCGCTCCCCCAGAACTTTTTCCGTGTGATCCTGCGCTATGGCTTCAAGGATAGCCCGGACGTGCCACGCTCACTGGAGCGCTGCAAGGGCTACGGCATCGATCTGGAGCCGCTGGATACCTCCTATTTCCTCAGCCGCGAAACCCTGATCCCCAGCCGTCAGCCCGGGATGGCCCTCTGGCGGGAGAAGATATTTGCCATGATGGCCCGCAACGGCACCAGCGCCACGGCCTTTTTCAGGATCCCCACCAACCGGGTGGTGGAGCTGGGTACCCAGATCGAACTCTGA
- a CDS encoding PhoX family protein, which yields MRTTYVRFALFSALAIGTSTLVACIPEGSLTRLATTAKGAEFTGLFLSPQGDLFFNVQHPDANNPEPFNHGSIGAIIGANFNRLAQQFEPVPVPSTDLEKNRVNTAVGSYQVIARGGDTLNGLVPAGLGTVLAADGVTPITQSDDPDMNTFVPLNAKEGYLFTNWEDRPGNMSRMRIKKDAKGVWSVVDAMNIDFKGVQGTWVNCFGTLSPWGNPLSSEELYFDDTSKWNTTDKGVANLQKYLGKLPNPYRYGYIVEITSPAATPTPVKHFAMGRFSHENSVVMPDQKTAYLSDDGDGTVFFKFVADTKGNLSSGTLYAAKVTQDAGVTDPAKAGFNIEWVEIGKGDEAKIATWIADYDASSANPAPSYISDADINAWAEKKLNKDLNGNGTVESPLHADDRYAFLESRKAAKALGATAEFKKMEGVNINYAAAKNGSVPYAYMAMSDVSGFMADGTGAINVDANKCGVVYRMKLDAGFNISRMEPAIAGGPYDKTLAENQCSVDNISNPDNILVMQDGRVIVGEDTGYHANNMLWVFNPLGGIIR from the coding sequence ATGCGGACCACCTATGTCAGATTTGCCCTGTTCAGTGCTCTCGCTATAGGTACGAGTACACTGGTAGCCTGTATCCCGGAAGGCTCTCTTACACGCCTGGCCACCACCGCAAAGGGTGCGGAGTTCACCGGCCTTTTCCTCAGCCCCCAGGGCGATTTGTTTTTCAACGTGCAGCATCCGGATGCCAATAATCCTGAACCCTTTAATCATGGCAGCATCGGCGCCATCATTGGAGCCAACTTCAACCGTCTGGCACAGCAGTTCGAGCCCGTGCCAGTACCCAGCACCGACCTGGAGAAAAACCGCGTCAATACCGCCGTAGGCAGTTATCAGGTCATCGCCCGCGGGGGAGACACCCTGAACGGCTTGGTACCGGCGGGTCTGGGCACGGTGCTGGCAGCCGATGGCGTGACGCCCATCACCCAGTCCGATGACCCTGACATGAACACCTTCGTGCCGCTCAACGCGAAGGAAGGCTATCTCTTCACCAACTGGGAAGACCGCCCCGGCAACATGAGCCGGATGCGCATCAAGAAGGATGCCAAGGGCGTCTGGAGCGTGGTTGATGCCATGAATATCGACTTCAAGGGCGTGCAGGGCACCTGGGTCAACTGTTTCGGCACCCTGAGCCCCTGGGGCAATCCGCTGTCCTCCGAAGAACTCTATTTCGACGATACCAGCAAGTGGAACACCACCGACAAGGGTGTTGCCAACCTGCAGAAGTATCTGGGCAAGCTCCCCAACCCTTACCGTTACGGCTACATCGTCGAGATCACCAGTCCGGCTGCCACGCCCACGCCGGTCAAGCACTTTGCCATGGGCCGCTTCTCGCACGAGAATTCGGTAGTCATGCCCGACCAGAAAACGGCCTATCTCAGTGATGACGGTGATGGCACCGTGTTCTTCAAGTTCGTGGCGGACACCAAGGGTAATCTCTCCAGCGGCACGCTCTATGCCGCGAAGGTCACCCAGGATGCCGGCGTCACTGACCCGGCCAAGGCCGGCTTTAACATCGAGTGGGTGGAAATCGGCAAGGGCGATGAAGCCAAAATCGCGACCTGGATTGCCGATTACGACGCCAGCAGCGCGAACCCCGCGCCCAGCTACATCAGCGACGCCGACATCAATGCCTGGGCCGAGAAGAAGCTGAACAAGGATCTCAATGGCAACGGCACGGTTGAATCCCCTCTGCACGCCGACGACCGCTACGCCTTCCTCGAATCACGCAAGGCCGCCAAGGCCCTGGGTGCCACGGCCGAGTTCAAGAAGATGGAAGGTGTGAACATCAACTATGCCGCCGCCAAGAATGGCAGCGTGCCCTATGCATACATGGCCATGTCGGACGTCTCCGGCTTCATGGCGGATGGCACCGGCGCCATCAACGTGGATGCCAACAAGTGCGGCGTGGTCTATCGCATGAAGCTTGATGCTGGCTTCAACATCAGCCGCATGGAACCGGCCATTGCCGGGGGACCCTACGACAAGACCCTGGCCGAAAACCAGTGTTCCGTGGATAACATCTCCAACCCCGACAACATCCTCGTGATGCAGGATGGCCGGGTGATCGTGGGTGAGGACACCGGCTATCATGCCAACAACATGCTCTGGGTCTTCAATCCCCTGGGCGGCATCATCCGCTGA
- a CDS encoding ZIP family metal transporter → MFLTILFWSLAGGVLSVLAASLFLLLPEAQRNRFLPGMISYATGALLAGALLGLIPEALEQAEDHVVFMSVLGGLLVFFMLEKMVLWRHCHDDHCHQHSSAAPLILIGGAFHNLLDGVIIGAAFLSSVPLGISTTLAIIAHAVPQDLGDIAVLLHGGYSRLRALIFNLLSSLPTVLGAFLAYAALQNLEPVIPYVLGFSAAGFLYIAMADLIPGMHRETALKSTLLQVVLLVVGGITIGVLRAHGH, encoded by the coding sequence ATGTTCTTGACCATTCTTTTCTGGTCCCTGGCTGGTGGTGTGCTGTCCGTGCTGGCCGCGAGCCTCTTTCTGCTCTTGCCGGAGGCGCAGCGCAATCGTTTCCTGCCAGGCATGATCAGTTATGCGACCGGGGCACTGCTCGCCGGCGCTCTCCTGGGCTTGATTCCCGAGGCCCTGGAGCAGGCGGAGGATCATGTAGTCTTCATGAGTGTGCTGGGGGGGCTGCTGGTGTTCTTCATGCTGGAAAAGATGGTGCTCTGGCGCCATTGTCATGACGACCATTGTCATCAGCACAGCAGTGCCGCGCCCCTGATCCTGATCGGCGGCGCCTTTCACAACCTGCTGGACGGCGTCATCATCGGTGCGGCATTTCTGAGCTCGGTGCCGCTCGGCATCAGCACGACCCTAGCCATCATCGCCCATGCTGTGCCGCAGGATCTCGGGGACATTGCAGTCTTGCTGCACGGTGGCTATAGCCGGCTCAGGGCCCTGATCTTCAATCTGCTGTCGAGCCTGCCGACTGTGCTGGGGGCCTTTCTGGCTTATGCCGCGCTGCAGAATCTGGAACCGGTCATTCCGTATGTGCTGGGCTTCAGTGCGGCGGGATTCTTATATATCGCCATGGCGGACCTCATCCCCGGCATGCACCGGGAAACAGCGCTGAAATCCACCTTGCTGCAGGTCGTGCTGCTTGTCGTGGGCGGCATCACCATTGGTGTGCTGCGCGCCCACGGTCATTGA
- the bfr gene encoding bacterioferritin: protein MQGDKRIISYLNQVLTNELTAINQYFMHYKMQDNWGFKSLAGKTRSESIDEMKHAERLMDRILFLEGLPNLQDLNKLNIGENVEEQFRLDLQLEVDALPILREAIEYCRTQHDEVSKAIFQDILESEEEHIDWLETQLELIQKIGIQNYLQSQI, encoded by the coding sequence ATGCAGGGCGACAAAAGAATAATCTCCTACCTGAACCAGGTACTGACCAACGAACTGACTGCCATCAACCAGTACTTCATGCATTACAAGATGCAGGACAACTGGGGATTCAAAAGCCTGGCGGGCAAGACGCGTTCGGAAAGCATCGATGAGATGAAGCATGCGGAGCGCCTGATGGACCGCATCCTGTTTCTTGAAGGCCTCCCCAATCTGCAGGACCTGAACAAGCTCAACATTGGCGAAAATGTCGAGGAGCAGTTCCGCCTCGATCTCCAGCTCGAAGTCGACGCCCTGCCCATTCTGCGCGAGGCCATCGAATACTGCCGGACCCAGCATGACGAGGTCAGCAAGGCGATTTTTCAGGACATCCTCGAATCCGAGGAAGAACACATCGACTGGCTGGAAACGCAGCTTGAGCTGATCCAGAAGATCGGCATCCAGAACTATCTCCAGTCCCAGATCTGA
- a CDS encoding (2Fe-2S)-binding protein, whose translation MFVCLCHAVTDKDIKQAVENGACTMRDLRNELQVATQCGRCGQCAKSCLNQALAEVGQKQDAAA comes from the coding sequence ATGTTCGTCTGTCTCTGTCATGCCGTTACCGATAAGGATATCAAGCAGGCTGTCGAGAATGGCGCCTGCACCATGCGCGACCTGCGCAACGAGTTGCAGGTAGCCACCCAGTGCGGACGATGTGGCCAATGCGCCAAATCCTGCCTGAATCAAGCCCTGGCTGAAGTGGGCCAGAAACAGGACGCGGCCGCCTGA
- a CDS encoding M3 family oligoendopeptidase: MSNAAEQKTGAEVIRWNLADLYENLDDPKLRDDLTWASQMAEQFGQDYRRDFATLSSQELLKAVETLEAIHSRVGRAGAFLYLNYATHTDDPRYGAALQRFEEDATAIQQHLIFFELAWNALDDDVAARLLEDPALSRYRHHLESARRYRPHLLSEPEEKILAEKNVTGRALWDRLFEETLTDLRFEVKGQQMTEQEVLALLSNPDRDTRRAAADALTTGLQSRLRTLTSVFNAMLADKALDDRLRHYPHWLADRNLSNEASDSMVEALIQAVVAGYPLVARYYRLKARLLGVGQLEDYDRYAPIPGADRRYSWEECREIVLGAFTDFSPEIGGIVREFFDKNWIDAALQPGKRGGAFAHPVTPDAHPYVFVNYTGSVRDVMTVAHELGHGVHQYLARSQGYFNANTPLTTAETASVFGEMLTFERLMRDESDPRRRLGLLCGKIEDTFATVFRQIAMNRFEDAMHTARRSEGELSSERLSELWMETQAPQFEDAVHLREGYRIWWSYIPHFIGSPGYVYAYAFGELLTLALIQRYHEQGQDFVPRYTEMLRLGGSRSPEAVAAVTGVDLKDPDFWSRGLAYMEGMVSEAERLAGG; this comes from the coding sequence ATGAGCAATGCCGCTGAACAGAAAACGGGTGCCGAAGTCATCCGCTGGAACCTGGCCGACCTTTACGAAAATCTCGATGATCCCAAATTACGCGATGATCTTACCTGGGCCAGCCAGATGGCCGAGCAGTTTGGGCAGGATTACCGGCGCGACTTTGCGACACTCTCTTCCCAGGAACTGCTGAAGGCGGTGGAGACCCTGGAGGCCATTCACAGCCGCGTCGGGCGGGCCGGCGCCTTTCTTTACCTCAATTACGCCACCCATACGGATGATCCGCGCTATGGCGCCGCACTACAGCGCTTCGAGGAAGACGCCACGGCCATCCAGCAGCATCTGATTTTCTTTGAACTGGCCTGGAATGCCCTGGATGACGACGTAGCCGCGCGCTTGCTGGAAGACCCCGCTCTCTCCCGCTACCGCCATCACCTGGAAAGCGCGCGCCGCTACCGCCCGCACCTGCTGAGCGAGCCCGAGGAAAAGATCCTCGCGGAAAAGAACGTGACTGGCCGGGCGCTCTGGGACCGGCTGTTTGAAGAGACCCTGACCGACCTGCGCTTCGAGGTCAAGGGGCAGCAGATGACCGAGCAGGAAGTCCTGGCCCTTCTGTCCAACCCTGACCGCGACACCCGCCGCGCCGCTGCCGATGCCCTGACCACTGGGCTGCAGAGCCGGCTGCGTACCCTGACCAGCGTCTTCAATGCCATGCTCGCGGACAAGGCCCTGGATGATCGCCTGCGCCATTACCCGCACTGGCTGGCGGATCGCAATCTATCCAATGAAGCCAGCGACAGCATGGTCGAGGCGCTGATTCAGGCGGTGGTGGCGGGCTATCCGCTGGTGGCGCGCTATTACCGGCTCAAGGCTCGGCTACTTGGGGTCGGGCAACTGGAGGACTATGACCGTTATGCGCCGATTCCAGGCGCCGACCGGCGCTATAGCTGGGAGGAATGCCGGGAAATCGTGCTCGGCGCCTTTACCGATTTCTCGCCGGAAATCGGTGGCATCGTGCGCGAGTTCTTTGACAAGAACTGGATCGATGCGGCCCTGCAGCCCGGCAAGCGCGGTGGCGCCTTCGCCCACCCGGTCACGCCCGATGCCCACCCCTATGTCTTCGTGAACTACACCGGCAGCGTGCGCGACGTGATGACCGTCGCCCATGAGCTTGGCCATGGCGTGCATCAGTATCTCGCCCGCTCCCAGGGCTATTTCAATGCCAACACCCCGCTGACCACCGCCGAAACGGCCTCGGTTTTTGGCGAGATGCTGACTTTCGAGCGCCTGATGCGTGATGAAAGCGATCCCCGCCGCCGCTTGGGACTTTTGTGCGGCAAGATCGAGGACACCTTCGCCACCGTGTTTCGCCAGATCGCCATGAACCGCTTCGAGGACGCCATGCATACTGCCCGGCGCAGCGAGGGCGAACTCTCCAGCGAGCGCCTGTCCGAGCTCTGGATGGAGACCCAGGCGCCGCAGTTCGAGGATGCCGTGCATCTGCGCGAGGGTTACCGCATCTGGTGGAGCTACATCCCCCACTTCATCGGCTCGCCGGGCTATGTCTATGCCTATGCCTTCGGCGAGTTGCTGACGCTCGCACTGATCCAGCGCTATCACGAGCAAGGCCAGGATTTCGTGCCGCGCTACACCGAGATGCTGCGCCTGGGTGGCTCGCGCAGTCCGGAAGCGGTGGCCGCGGTCACCGGGGTTGACCTCAAGGATCCGGATTTCTGGTCGCGCGGGCTGGCCTACATGGAAGGCATGGTCAGCGAGGCGGAACGTTTGGCCGGGGGCTGA